One part of the Helicobacter cetorum MIT 99-5656 genome encodes these proteins:
- the proS gene encoding proline--tRNA ligase, whose product MLFSKLFAPTLKEPPKDAVLKSHKHLAQAGYIHQIGSGVYNLLPLAKKVVNKIEKITHKRMQEHGVQELLMSFVVPASLWEKSGRLDKYGKELLVFKDRKDNDFVLSPTLEENITEIASNFIKSYKQLPIHLYQIHTKFRDEIRPRFGLVRAREFIMKDGYSFHENIESLDKEFLNTESAYKEILSDLGLDFRIVEADSGAIGGNKSKEFVVLTECGEDTIVVCQNCDYAANIEIAKRSKRLEPLNVPKANFAKFPTPNITSIESVAEFFKIEPYFVLKAVVKKVIHKDKETLACFFTRGDDNLEETKALNALNALGASALELVDASKDDLEKAGLVAGFVGPYGLKKHVSCIVFDEDLKDCDCLIAGANEKDFHVVGVNLEEFENLVYADIIQVKESDNCPCCKGALRYHKSLEVGHIFKLGQGYAKSLKASFLDKNGKEQFFEMGCYGIGISRLLSAILEQKSDDLGCVWTKNTAPFDVVIVVSNLKDESQKQLAFEVYERLLKKGVDVLLDDRDVRFGAKMRDFELIGERFALIIGKQTLESKKFECIKRSNLEKQMLKDTELEDKILEMLESE is encoded by the coding sequence ATGCTGTTTTCAAAACTCTTTGCTCCAACTCTCAAAGAACCCCCTAAAGATGCCGTGTTAAAAAGTCATAAGCACTTAGCACAAGCCGGGTATATCCATCAAATTGGAAGTGGGGTGTATAATCTTTTGCCTTTAGCCAAAAAAGTGGTGAATAAAATAGAAAAAATCACGCATAAGCGCATGCAAGAGCATGGGGTGCAAGAATTATTGATGAGTTTTGTTGTTCCGGCAAGTTTATGGGAAAAATCAGGGCGTTTGGATAAATATGGTAAAGAATTATTGGTTTTCAAAGACAGAAAAGACAATGATTTTGTTTTAAGCCCCACTTTAGAAGAGAATATTACTGAAATTGCTTCTAATTTCATTAAAAGTTACAAGCAATTACCTATCCATCTTTACCAAATCCACACTAAATTTCGTGATGAAATCCGCCCACGCTTTGGGCTTGTGAGAGCGAGAGAATTTATTATGAAAGACGGCTATAGCTTTCATGAAAATATTGAGAGTTTGGATAAAGAGTTTTTAAACACAGAAAGTGCGTATAAAGAAATTTTAAGTGATTTGGGGTTAGATTTTCGCATTGTAGAGGCTGATAGTGGGGCGATTGGTGGGAATAAAAGTAAAGAATTTGTCGTTCTTACAGAATGTGGGGAAGACACGATTGTGGTGTGTCAAAATTGTGATTACGCGGCTAATATTGAAATCGCTAAACGCTCCAAAAGACTAGAGCCTTTAAATGTGCCAAAAGCAAATTTCGCTAAGTTTCCTACCCCTAATATTACAAGTATTGAAAGTGTAGCTGAGTTCTTTAAAATAGAGCCATACTTTGTGTTAAAAGCGGTTGTTAAAAAAGTCATTCATAAAGACAAAGAAACTTTAGCATGCTTTTTTACTAGGGGTGATGACAATTTAGAAGAGACAAAAGCCCTAAACGCTTTGAATGCTTTAGGAGCGAGTGCTTTAGAATTAGTAGATGCGAGTAAAGATGATTTAGAGAAAGCGGGGCTAGTAGCTGGCTTTGTAGGGCCTTATGGTTTGAAAAAGCATGTTTCTTGCATTGTTTTTGATGAAGATTTAAAAGATTGTGATTGCTTAATTGCTGGGGCTAATGAAAAAGATTTTCATGTAGTGGGTGTGAATTTAGAAGAGTTTGAAAACCTTGTTTATGCGGATATTATCCAAGTCAAAGAGAGTGATAATTGCCCTTGTTGTAAGGGGGCATTGAGGTATCATAAGAGTTTGGAAGTGGGGCATATTTTTAAACTAGGGCAAGGGTATGCTAAAAGCTTGAAAGCAAGTTTCTTGGATAAGAATGGCAAAGAGCAATTTTTTGAAATGGGTTGCTATGGGATAGGCATTAGCAGGTTACTCAGTGCGATTTTAGAGCAAAAGAGCGATGATTTAGGTTGTGTATGGACAAAAAATACCGCCCCCTTTGATGTGGTTATCGTGGTTTCTAATTTGAAAGACGAGTCTCAAAAACAGCTCGCTTTTGAAGTGTATGAAAGATTGCTTAAAAAAGGTGTTGATGTTTTACTAGACGATAGAGATGTGCGTTTTGGGGCAAAAATGAGAGATTTTGAGCTTATTGGGGAGCGCTTTGCTCTCATTATTGGGAAGCAAACTTTAGAGAGTAAGAA
- the hemA gene encoding glutamyl-tRNA reductase, with protein MALETHSSKYFTLAFTHKHMSLEMREKLAINSPVALKEFLQTIKNNCPSIKECMVLSTCNRFEIYTSLKPSANANEQKMALLNILAHTKKMSVASLEKCVLMGVDESAVHHVLCVCSSLDSLVIGETQITGQMKNAYKFAFEEKFCSKDLTRLLHFAFKCAAKVRNLTGISKQGVSVSSVAVKEADDIFEKEKIKDRKALVIGLGESAQLVIKHLVAKHFEVLVLGRNVAKFEDFSKELEGYSKVEFKTIEHLEACINEYALLFSATSSPAYVVQNTMLKETPFKRFWFDLAVPRDIEKPILNNIFLYSVDDLEPMVRENVENRRESSFKAYEIVGLATIEFYQWIQSLAVEPLIKELRELARISAQKELQKAIKKRYVPKEYENNIEKILHNAFNTFLHHPTITLKKNAQKEESDVLVGTIKSLFNLDKFSVDNAKNLNLYKCEYYKE; from the coding sequence ATGGCGTTAGAAACTCATTCTTCAAAATATTTCACTCTGGCCTTTACGCATAAGCATATGAGTTTAGAAATGCGAGAAAAACTCGCCATTAACTCGCCTGTGGCTCTCAAAGAATTTTTACAAACCATTAAAAATAATTGCCCTAGTATCAAAGAGTGTATGGTGCTATCTACTTGCAATCGCTTTGAAATTTATACAAGCTTGAAGCCTAGTGCTAATGCTAATGAGCAAAAAATGGCGTTACTCAATATCCTAGCCCATACAAAAAAGATGAGTGTGGCTAGTTTAGAGAAGTGCGTTTTGATGGGGGTAGATGAGAGTGCAGTCCATCATGTATTATGTGTGTGTAGTAGTTTAGATAGCTTAGTGATTGGGGAAACTCAAATCACAGGGCAAATGAAAAACGCCTATAAATTCGCCTTTGAAGAGAAATTTTGCTCCAAGGATTTAACAAGGTTGCTCCATTTTGCTTTTAAATGTGCGGCTAAAGTGCGTAATCTTACCGGCATTTCTAAACAGGGGGTTTCGGTTTCTTCAGTGGCGGTAAAAGAAGCAGATGATATTTTTGAAAAAGAAAAGATTAAGGATAGAAAAGCGCTTGTGATAGGGCTTGGAGAGAGTGCACAATTAGTTATTAAGCACCTAGTAGCGAAACATTTTGAAGTGCTGGTTTTAGGGCGTAATGTGGCTAAATTTGAAGATTTTTCAAAAGAGTTAGAAGGGTATAGTAAAGTAGAATTTAAGACGATAGAGCATTTAGAAGCTTGTATTAATGAATACGCACTGCTTTTTTCGGCGACTTCTTCGCCCGCTTATGTGGTGCAAAATACGATGTTAAAAGAAACACCTTTCAAGCGTTTTTGGTTTGATTTAGCTGTGCCAAGAGATATTGAAAAGCCGATATTAAATAATATTTTTTTATACAGCGTAGATGATTTAGAGCCTATGGTGAGAGAGAATGTAGAAAATAGGCGTGAGAGTAGTTTTAAAGCTTATGAGATTGTAGGGCTTGCTACGATAGAATTTTATCAATGGATTCAAAGCTTAGCCGTAGAGCCTTTGATTAAAGAACTAAGAGAATTAGCCAGAATTTCAGCCCAAAAAGAATTGCAAAAAGCCATTAAAAAACGCTATGTGCCTAAAGAATATGAGAATAATATTGAAAAGATTTTACACAATGCGTTCAACACCTTTTTGCACCACCCTACCATTACTCTGAAAAAAAACGCTCAAAAAGAAGAATCTGATGTGCTTGTAGGCACGATTAAGAGCTTGTTTAATTTGGATAAGTTTAGTGTAGATAATGCTAAGAACTTGAATCTCTATAAATGCGAATACTATAAGGAATAA
- a CDS encoding polyprenyl synthetase family protein, with the protein MQEKRLKMIQERIASWIKEIESGFVDKLFGGMGVSKMLRSKLMLALLDEKTSTIELEKALNLCAIVEMIQSASLLHDDVIDKATTRRKLPSINALFGNLNAVMLGDVFYSKAFFELSKMGGLIAQTLSNAVLRLSRGEIEDVFIGERFNCDRGKYWRVLEDKTAHFIEASLKSMALLLGKDERVYAGFGLNFGMAFQIIDDLLDITQDAQTLGKPNFSDFKEGKTTLPYLLLYERLKQDEQAVLVSYFKKDSLEAIEWTKEKFAQYGIVEETLKIAKTYSQKALEMIQGENNPILEKLAQDVIYRTF; encoded by the coding sequence ATGCAAGAAAAAAGACTAAAAATGATTCAAGAAAGGATTGCTTCTTGGATTAAAGAGATAGAGAGTGGGTTTGTAGATAAGCTGTTTGGTGGAATGGGAGTTTCTAAAATGCTTCGTTCAAAGCTTATGTTAGCTTTACTAGATGAGAAAACAAGCACTATAGAGCTAGAGAAGGCACTTAATTTGTGTGCGATTGTAGAGATGATACAAAGCGCTTCTTTGTTGCATGATGATGTGATTGATAAGGCAACAACACGCCGAAAGCTCCCTAGCATTAACGCTCTTTTTGGCAACCTTAATGCGGTCATGCTTGGAGATGTGTTTTATTCTAAAGCCTTTTTTGAATTATCCAAAATGGGTGGATTAATCGCTCAAACACTTTCAAATGCGGTTTTAAGGCTCTCTAGGGGCGAAATTGAAGATGTGTTTATAGGAGAGCGTTTTAATTGCGATAGAGGAAAATATTGGCGTGTTTTGGAAGATAAAACCGCTCATTTCATAGAAGCGAGTTTGAAAAGCATGGCTCTCCTCTTGGGTAAAGATGAAAGGGTTTATGCAGGTTTTGGACTGAATTTTGGCATGGCGTTTCAAATCATTGATGATTTATTGGATATTACTCAAGATGCACAAACTTTGGGTAAGCCAAATTTTAGCGATTTTAAGGAAGGCAAGACCACCTTACCCTACTTGCTGTTGTATGAGAGATTGAAGCAAGATGAACAAGCCGTTTTAGTCTCGTATTTTAAAAAGGATAGTTTAGAAGCTATAGAGTGGACTAAAGAAAAGTTTGCTCAATATGGTATTGTGGAAGAGACTCTTAAGATAGCTAAAACCTATTCGCAAAAAGCCCTTGAAATGATTCAGGGAGAAAACAATCCAATTTTAGAAAAATTAGCACAAGATGTGATTTATAGGACTTTTTAA
- a CDS encoding DUF2018 family protein, protein MRDYSKLEIFEGSPLDKWNDILFHASRKLSKKELERLLELLALLETFIEEEDLEEKFRFFANALTCNEELQQRIESRKTDIVIQSMANILSGNE, encoded by the coding sequence ATGAGAGATTATAGTAAGCTTGAAATTTTTGAAGGAAGCCCCTTAGACAAGTGGAATGACATTCTTTTTCATGCGAGTAGAAAACTCTCCAAAAAAGAGCTAGAGAGACTTTTGGAGCTTTTAGCTCTTTTGGAAACTTTTATAGAAGAAGAAGATTTAGAAGAGAAATTCAGATTTTTTGCTAACGCTTTGACTTGCAATGAAGAGTTGCAACAAAGGATAGAATCCAGAAAAACAGATATTGTGATTCAGTCTATGGCGAATATTCTTAGCGGTAATGAATAG
- the dps gene encoding DNA starvation/stationary phase protection protein gives MKTFEILRHLQADSIVLFMKVHNFHWNVKGHDFYHVHKATEEIYEEFAEMFDDVAERIVQLGHQPVVTLSEALKLACVKEETRTSFHSKEIFEEILKDYEHLEKEFKKLSSVAEKDGDKVSVAYADEKLAKLEKSIWMLKAHLG, from the coding sequence ATGAAAACATTTGAAATTTTGAGACATTTGCAAGCGGATTCTATTGTGTTGTTTATGAAAGTGCATAACTTTCATTGGAATGTTAAAGGGCATGATTTCTACCATGTGCATAAAGCCACTGAAGAGATTTATGAAGAATTTGCCGAGATGTTTGATGATGTGGCTGAAAGGATTGTGCAATTGGGGCATCAGCCGGTGGTTACCTTATCTGAAGCCCTTAAACTAGCTTGCGTGAAGGAAGAGACTAGAACCAGTTTTCATTCTAAAGAAATTTTTGAAGAAATTTTAAAAGATTATGAGCATTTAGAAAAAGAATTTAAAAAACTCTCTAGTGTGGCTGAAAAAGACGGCGATAAAGTGAGCGTAGCTTATGCTGATGAGAAACTAGCCAAATTAGAAAAATCTATTTGGATGCTAAAAGCCCATTTAGGCTAG
- a CDS encoding sensor histidine kinase codes for MKKFKRLKRTHKTSSLKGLLKTENNAIFLENFKSKESEDLLENFSNKKDMQELLELLNQFILQSYKVEKEFKDYKALYEWVIEILPQAIWVMNENGSFFYKNSLANQSHEIFNKAKLEGFNAEIEHENRSYLVQQNSIQGKQIITATDISVQKRQERLASMGKISAHLAHEIRNPVGSISLLASVLLKHANEKTKPIVLELQKALWRVERIIKATLLFSKGIQANRTKQSLKVLEKDLKEVLNCYTYSKDIEFIFNFSEVEGFFDFDLMGIVLQNFLYNAIDAIEALEENEQGQVKITAFIQNEFIVFTIIDDGKEVENKNALFEPFETTKLKGNGLGLALSLQVVKAHEGSITLLDGPEKTFEIKILNAP; via the coding sequence ATGAAAAAATTCAAGCGTTTGAAACGCACCCATAAAACTTCTTCTTTGAAGGGGCTATTGAAAACTGAAAATAATGCGATTTTTTTGGAAAACTTTAAATCTAAAGAAAGTGAAGATTTGTTAGAAAATTTTTCAAACAAAAAAGACATGCAAGAGTTGCTAGAGCTTTTAAATCAATTCATTTTACAAAGCTACAAGGTAGAAAAAGAGTTTAAGGATTACAAAGCCCTTTATGAATGGGTGATAGAGATTTTACCGCAAGCCATTTGGGTGATGAATGAAAATGGGAGCTTTTTTTATAAAAATTCCTTAGCCAATCAAAGCCATGAGATTTTTAATAAGGCTAAATTAGAAGGCTTTAATGCAGAGATTGAGCATGAAAATAGAAGCTATTTAGTCCAGCAAAATAGTATTCAAGGCAAGCAAATTATTACTGCAACTGATATTAGCGTCCAAAAACGCCAAGAACGCCTAGCTTCTATGGGAAAAATCTCTGCTCATTTAGCCCATGAGATTAGAAATCCTGTGGGTTCTATCTCGCTTTTGGCTTCAGTGCTATTAAAGCATGCAAATGAAAAGACCAAGCCCATTGTTTTAGAATTGCAAAAAGCTTTGTGGCGGGTGGAAAGAATCATTAAGGCGACCTTGCTTTTTTCTAAAGGCATTCAGGCTAATCGCACCAAACAGAGTTTAAAGGTACTTGAAAAGGATTTGAAAGAAGTCTTGAATTGCTATACCTATTCTAAGGATATTGAATTTATTTTTAATTTCAGTGAAGTGGAAGGGTTTTTTGACTTTGATTTAATGGGGATTGTGTTACAGAATTTCTTGTATAATGCTATTGATGCGATTGAAGCCTTAGAAGAGAACGAACAGGGTCAAGTGAAAATTACAGCGTTTATCCAAAATGAGTTTATTGTGTTTACTATCATTGATGATGGTAAGGAAGTGGAGAATAAAAACGCTTTATTTGAGCCTTTTGAAACCACTAAGTTGAAGGGTAATGGATTAGGACTAGCCCTTTCTTTACAGGTGGTTAAAGCCCATGAAGGGAGCATTACGCTACTAGATGGGCCAGAAAAGACTTTTGAAATCAAGATTCTTAACGCCCCTTAG
- a CDS encoding flagellar basal body P-ring protein FlgI yields MKRILLLLVFLLTFQKLLAEKIGDIASVVGVRDNQLIGYGLVIGLNGTGDKSGSKFTMQSVSNMLESVNVKISADDIKSKNVAAVMITASLPPFARQGDKIDIQISSIGDAKSIQGGTLVMTPLNAVDGNIYALAQGVITLGSSTNLLSANIINGATIEREVSYDLFHKNAMVLSLKNPNFKNAIQVQNTLNRVFGKGAAKALDPKTIKITRPERFSMVEFLALVQEIPIDYSAKNKIIVDEKSATIVSGVEILVHPIVVTSQEVTLKITKEPLETSKDVQDLDNKMSLDTKKNTLSSNGGQITIASVVKALQKIGVSAKGIVSILQALKKSGAISAEMEIL; encoded by the coding sequence TTGAAGCGAATATTGTTGCTACTTGTTTTTCTACTAACTTTTCAAAAGTTATTAGCGGAAAAAATAGGTGATATAGCGAGTGTGGTGGGTGTAAGAGATAACCAGCTGATTGGCTATGGGCTTGTGATAGGTTTGAATGGCACAGGGGATAAATCTGGCTCAAAATTCACCATGCAATCTGTTTCAAACATGCTAGAGAGCGTGAATGTCAAAATTTCTGCTGATGATATTAAGTCTAAAAATGTCGCTGCGGTGATGATTACAGCGTCCTTACCCCCCTTTGCAAGACAGGGTGATAAAATTGATATTCAAATTTCTTCTATTGGGGATGCGAAGTCTATTCAGGGGGGGACTTTAGTGATGACCCCTTTAAATGCGGTAGATGGGAATATTTATGCCCTAGCTCAAGGGGTTATCACCTTGGGTAGTTCTACTAACTTGCTCTCAGCAAACATCATCAATGGGGCTACGATTGAGAGAGAAGTTTCGTATGATTTGTTTCATAAAAACGCTATGGTCTTAAGCTTGAAAAACCCTAATTTTAAAAATGCTATTCAAGTGCAAAACACCTTAAATAGGGTGTTTGGTAAGGGGGCGGCAAAGGCACTAGACCCAAAAACGATTAAGATAACCCGCCCAGAGCGTTTCTCTATGGTGGAGTTTCTAGCCTTAGTGCAAGAAATACCCATTGATTATAGTGCGAAAAATAAAATCATTGTAGATGAAAAATCCGCTACCATTGTTTCTGGGGTGGAGATTCTTGTGCATCCTATAGTGGTAACGAGCCAGGAAGTAACGCTTAAAATCACCAAAGAGCCTTTAGAAACTTCTAAAGATGTGCAAGATTTAGATAATAAGATGTCTTTGGATACTAAGAAAAATACCCTTAGTTCTAATGGGGGACAGATTACGATTGCAAGCGTGGTGAAGGCGTTGCAAAAAATTGGTGTGAGTGCTAAGGGGATTGTTTCAATTTTACAGGCTTTGAAAAAAAGCGGTGCAATTAGTGCAGAAATGGAGATACTATGA
- a CDS encoding DEAD/DEAH box helicase: MHNNQHQQNIEEDFDRLLDELPTEIDDDTYHKPSFNDLGLKPQVLKSVYEAGFNSPSPIQEKAIPAVLEGRDVVAQAQTGTGKTAAFALPIINNLKNNHTIEALIITPTRELAMQISDEIFKLGKHTKTRTVCVYGGQSIKRQCEFIEKNPQVMIATPGRLLDHLKNERIHRFVPKVVVLDESDEMLDMGFLDDIEEIFDYLPSEAQILLFSATMPEPIKKLADKILENPIKIHIAPSNITNTDITQRFYVINEHERAEAIMRLLDTQSPKKSIVFTRTKKEANELHKILVSKNYKSTALHGDMEQRERRTSIMAFKKNAADVLVATDVASRGLDISDVSHVFNYHLPLNTESYIHRIGRTGRAGKKGMAITLVTPLEYKELLRMQKEIGSKIELFEIPTIGENQIIKTLQNAKVSEKVVSLYEQLTETFEPSQLILKLLSLQFETSKIGLNQEEIHAILHPNKEKVQKRPSRANSKTHHKHERTHSFKKHHKSNHHSKNHKRY, encoded by the coding sequence ATGCATAACAACCAGCACCAACAGAATATTGAAGAAGATTTTGATAGATTATTAGACGAACTCCCCACAGAAATTGATGATGACACTTACCATAAACCAAGTTTTAATGATTTAGGTTTAAAACCGCAAGTCTTAAAATCCGTTTATGAAGCCGGTTTTAATTCCCCAAGCCCCATTCAAGAAAAGGCCATTCCAGCCGTTTTAGAAGGCAGAGATGTAGTTGCACAAGCACAAACTGGCACAGGCAAAACCGCCGCTTTTGCTCTCCCTATCATCAATAACCTTAAAAACAACCACACCATAGAAGCCTTAATCATCACGCCCACCAGAGAATTAGCCATGCAAATTAGTGATGAGATTTTTAAACTAGGTAAGCACACTAAAACCCGTACGGTGTGCGTCTATGGCGGTCAGAGTATCAAAAGACAATGCGAGTTCATTGAGAAAAATCCCCAAGTAATGATAGCCACGCCAGGAAGACTACTAGACCATTTAAAAAACGAACGCATTCATAGATTTGTGCCTAAAGTAGTCGTGTTAGATGAAAGCGATGAAATGCTAGATATGGGCTTTTTAGATGATATTGAAGAGATTTTTGATTACCTTCCTAGCGAAGCTCAAATCTTACTCTTTTCAGCCACCATGCCAGAGCCGATTAAAAAACTAGCGGATAAGATTTTAGAAAATCCTATCAAAATCCATATTGCCCCATCAAATATTACTAATACCGACATCACCCAACGCTTTTATGTGATTAATGAGCATGAGAGAGCAGAAGCTATTATGCGCCTTTTAGACACACAATCTCCCAAAAAAAGCATTGTATTCACCCGCACCAAGAAGGAAGCCAATGAATTGCACAAGATTCTTGTTTCTAAAAATTATAAAAGCACCGCCTTGCATGGAGATATGGAGCAAAGAGAACGCCGCACTTCCATTATGGCATTCAAAAAGAATGCCGCTGATGTGTTAGTGGCTACTGATGTAGCCAGCCGTGGGCTAGATATTAGCGATGTAAGCCATGTGTTTAACTACCACCTACCCCTAAATACTGAGAGTTATATCCATCGTATCGGAAGAACCGGACGAGCGGGTAAAAAAGGCATGGCTATCACTCTAGTAACCCCCCTAGAATACAAAGAGCTTTTACGCATGCAAAAAGAAATCGGCTCAAAAATTGAGCTTTTTGAAATCCCTACCATCGGTGAAAATCAAATCATTAAGACCTTACAAAACGCCAAGGTGTCTGAAAAAGTTGTAAGTCTCTATGAGCAATTAACAGAGACTTTTGAGCCGTCTCAATTGATTCTAAAGCTTTTAAGCTTGCAATTTGAGACCAGCAAAATAGGCTTAAACCAAGAAGAAATCCATGCGATTTTACACCCCAATAAAGAGAAGGTGCAAAAACGCCCTAGTAGAGCCAATTCTAAAACACACCATAAGCATGAGCGGACACACTCTTTCAAAAAACACCACAAATCAAACCACCATTCTAAAAATCATAAACGCTATTAA
- a CDS encoding prohibitin family protein, with amino-acid sequence MPIDLNEHLKKKSSQRPPNHSTPNDKGRFTPPSPSSFSSKKLSALIIIALLGFLAYLAKPFEVISSGEIGIKITAGKYESTPLQPGIHFFVPIIQDILIVDTRIRNINFSRTEDMGVAGKNQGIFRNDAINVMDSRGLTVSIELTVQYRLNPQTTPQTIATYGLSWEQKIINPVVRDVVRSVVGRYPAEDLPIKRNEIAALINSGINKEVSKLPNTPVELSSIQLREIVLPAKIKEQIEKVQIARQESERVKYEVERSKQEAQKQAALAKGEADANRIKAQGVADAIVIEAKAKSQANLSISQSLSDKLLKLRQIEVQGKFNEALKTNNNAQIMLTPGGAVPNIWIDTKSKVKSSISNSKEP; translated from the coding sequence ATGCCAATTGATTTGAACGAACATCTCAAAAAGAAAAGCTCTCAAAGACCCCCTAACCATTCCACGCCCAATGATAAAGGGCGTTTCACCCCCCCATCCCCTAGCTCTTTTAGCTCTAAAAAGCTATCAGCTCTAATCATTATCGCCCTTTTAGGGTTTTTGGCCTATTTAGCCAAACCTTTTGAAGTCATTAGCTCAGGGGAAATCGGCATTAAAATCACGGCTGGAAAATATGAATCCACCCCCTTACAGCCGGGAATCCATTTTTTTGTGCCAATCATTCAAGACATTCTCATCGTAGACACCAGAATCAGAAACATCAATTTCTCACGCACAGAAGACATGGGTGTAGCCGGTAAAAATCAAGGCATTTTTAGAAACGATGCCATTAATGTTATGGATAGTAGAGGCTTAACCGTTTCTATTGAGCTTACCGTGCAATATCGCCTAAACCCCCAAACTACCCCCCAAACTATCGCTACTTATGGTTTATCTTGGGAGCAAAAAATCATCAATCCCGTGGTGCGTGATGTGGTACGCTCTGTCGTAGGGCGCTATCCGGCTGAAGATTTACCCATTAAACGCAATGAGATTGCCGCTCTTATCAATAGCGGTATTAACAAAGAAGTCTCTAAGCTTCCTAACACCCCTGTGGAACTAAGCTCCATTCAATTAAGAGAGATTGTCTTACCCGCCAAGATTAAAGAGCAAATTGAAAAGGTGCAAATCGCACGCCAAGAATCAGAGAGAGTGAAATACGAAGTGGAACGCTCCAAACAAGAAGCCCAAAAACAAGCTGCTTTAGCTAAGGGTGAAGCGGACGCTAATAGAATTAAAGCTCAGGGTGTGGCTGATGCGATTGTGATTGAAGCTAAGGCAAAATCTCAAGCTAATTTAAGCATTTCACAGAGTTTAAGCGACAAACTTTTAAAATTACGCCAAATTGAAGTGCAGGGCAAGTTTAATGAAGCTTTAAAAACCAATAATAACGCTCAAATCATGCTAACTCCAGGCGGGGCTGTGCCTAATATTTGGATTGACACTAAGAGCAAGGTTAAATCTAGTATTTCCAACTCCAAAGAGCCTTAA
- a CDS encoding DUF2393 family protein, with translation MAYLTSIQAFLESFKGFLSQATLISVLIASVLVLFCAILLLLALLLRNRFASYTAIVGFLGAFLGMPFILNFILTQMLYPIETHILHATPLSYSNAFSLQVEVKNLSKFTLNKCFLRLDILKHSHNFVEKHAFKLFVRKTYAKTFKEKIFPSKSKAFSLFIDNYPYAKTAPHQVSLSCL, from the coding sequence ATGGCTTATCTCACCTCTATCCAAGCTTTTTTAGAGTCTTTTAAGGGCTTTTTAAGTCAAGCGACTTTAATAAGCGTTTTAATAGCTAGTGTCTTAGTGCTATTTTGTGCCATCTTACTCCTTCTAGCTTTGCTTTTAAGAAACCGCTTCGCTTCTTATACGGCGATAGTCGGATTTTTAGGGGCATTTTTAGGCATGCCCTTTATACTCAATTTTATCCTAACTCAAATGCTTTATCCTATAGAAACACATATTTTACATGCCACCCCCCTAAGCTATAGCAACGCCTTTTCCTTACAAGTAGAAGTCAAAAACCTTTCAAAATTCACCCTAAACAAGTGCTTTTTACGCTTAGACATTCTTAAGCACTCTCATAATTTTGTTGAAAAGCACGCTTTTAAGCTATTTGTCAGAAAAACTTACGCAAAAACTTTCAAAGAAAAGATTTTTCCTAGCAAGTCTAAGGCGTTTTCGCTCTTTATTGATAACTACCCCTATGCAAAAACAGCCCCCCACCAAGTCTCGTTATCCTGTTTGTAG